TCAATGCTTCTTCTTCAAGCACTGCACAGACTTCGCCGGTTTCCCGATGCAGGATTCGCAGGTAAGGGTGTGGGCGATCCAGCCAGGCGTCTATCAAATAAGTCATGGTCAATTCTCCTTGATGGGTTTCAATGAGAATAATTCTTATTCGCTGAATAGCAAGTGCCTATTGGCGGTTTTTGGTTTTTTCTGAAGGGGTGTTGCGTTCGATCAACGCAGAGGGCGAAACGCCATCCCGCGACGGGCGCGGGATGGAAGCAGCATATTCAGACTTTGCGCACGAACTCTGATTTGAGTTTCATCGGGCCGATACCGTCGATCTTGCAATCGATATCGTGGTCGCCGTCGCACAGGCGGATGTTTTTCACCTTGGTACCGACTTTCACCACCAGGGAGGTGCCCTTGACCTTGAGGTCTTTGATCACGGTGATGGTGTCGCCGTCCTGCAGCACGTTACCCACGGAGTCTTTCTTCACGGTTTCATCGCCGGCCGCTTCGGTCTCACCGTTAGCGGACCATTCATGGGCGCATTCCGGGCAGACCAGTTGGGTGCCGTCTTCATAGGTGTATTCGGAATTGCATTTCGGGCAGGGTGGCAAAGTGCTCACTTGCGCTCCTTAAAGGTCAGGATGGCTAAAGTCGCACATTGTATAGGGATTTACGGTCTTGCAGGTTGAATGAAATCTAAATGTGGGAGGAGGTACGCTCCTCCCGCATCAATGTGATTTAGTGCGTGCGTGCCACCGCAAACTCACTCAGCTCAACCAGGGCGTCCCTGTATTCGCTGGCCGGGAGGGCTTCCAGGCATTTGATTGCACGGGCCACGTAGTCACGGGCCAGTTGCGCGGTGTAGTCCAGCGAGCCCGAGGCCTCGACGGCCGCACGGATGCTTTCCAGGTCTTCGATCCCACCTTTCTGAATCGCCTTGCGCACCAGCGCAGCCTGTTCCGGCGTGCCTTCGCGCATGGTGTAGATCAGCGGCAGGGTCGGCTTGCCTTCGGCCAGGTCGTCGCCGACGTTCTTGCCCAGGGTTTCGGCGTCGCCACGGTAGTCGAGCAGGTCGTCCACCAATTGGAATGCCACGCCCAGGTGATCACCGAAGGTGCGTAGGGCTTCGGCCTGTTCGGCGGTCGCGCCACACAGCGCGGCGGCACTATGGGTGGAGGCTTCGAAGAGCATCGCGGTTTTGCCGCGAATCACTTCCATATAGGTTTCTTCGGTGGTGCTGGCGTCACGTACCTTGGACAACTGCAGCACTTCGCCTTCGGCGATGATGCGCGTGGCTTGCGACAGGATCTTCATGACCGGCATCGAGCCCAGCTCGACCATCATTTCGAACGAGCGCGAATACAGGAAATCACCCACCAGCACACTGGGCGCGTTGCCCCACATGGCATTGGCGGTTTCGCGGCCACGGCGCATGCCGGACATGTCGACCACGTCGTCATGCAGCAGGGTCGCGGTATGCAGGAATTCAATCGTGGCAGCCAGCAGGCGCAGATCGTCGCCTTCGCGGCCCAGGGCCTTGCCGCACAGCAACACTAATAAAGGACGCAGGCGTTTGCCACCCGCCGACGTAATGTAGTCGCCAATTTTGGAGACCAGCGGCACTTTAGATGTGAGCTGCTGCTTGATGATGCCGTCGACGGCGCTAAAATCGTCCGCGACCGCGCGGTAGAAAGCTTGGGGTTGCATCAGCGACAGTCGCTCCAGAAGGGTTGCGCGGCATGCTAGGACCCAGGCCCCCGAGTGTCAAGGCGCGATGGACGGCCACTTGCAACACCTATTTACCTTGCGTACAATCGCGCACCCTGAACTTCCTGGGCAGCACCTGCCTTACGCAATTGCATTCGGGACGTCCATCCCATGCAGCCATGCCAGCCAATACCTCTTCTTATAAAGCGCTGGGTGAGCAGGATTATCGGAGAAATACCATGTCGTACGCAGTAATTGTTACTGGTGGCAAGCAATACAAGGTCGCCCCAGGTGAATACCTGAAGATCGAAAAACTGGAAATCGCTACCGGCGAATCCGTTACCTTTGATCGCGTTCTGTTGGTCGCCAATGGCGATGACGTGAACATTGGCGCTCCAGTTGTTGCTGGCGCTACCGTTGTGGCTGAAGTGATCTCCCAAGGTCGTCACGATAAAGTCCGCATCATCAAGTTCCGTCGTCGTAAGCACCACATGAAGCGTATGGGCCACCGCCAGTGGTACACCGAGATCAAAATCACCGGTATTCAGGCTTAATTTCAGCCTAATTCCTCACTAGGAGAATTGACTCATGGCACACAAAAAAGCTGGTGGTAGTACCCGTAACGGTCGCGACTCAGAAGCCAAACGCCTTGGCGTGAAGATGTATGGCGGCCAGAAAATCATTCCGGGCAACATCATCGTGCGTCAGCGCGGCACCCAATTCCACGCCGGTTACGGTGTTGGCATGGGTAAAGATCACACCCTCTTCGCGAAAATCGAAGGCGTGATCAAGTTTGAAGTAAAAGGCGCGTTCAACCGCCGTTACGTGAGCGTTGTCGCCGCTTAATTGCGCGATCGCTGGAAAAGCCCTGTCTTGCGACGGGGCTTTTTCGTTTGTGGAATGAGTCTCTTGCAAAGCTGTTTGTGATGGGCAAAAGCAGCGGATTTTGCGGATGTTGCTTGAGGTCGCTGCGCTCATTTTTGCAAGAGTCTTATGTCTTGGTTTCTTAAGCTCGTCCATGCGACGAGAGGCGTTTTGTTATGAAGTTCGTTGATGAAGTTTCCATCCGAGTAAAAGCAGGCGACGGCGGTAACGGTTGCATGAGTTTCCGTCGCGAAAAATTCATCGAAAACGGTGGCCCCAACGGTGGCGACGGCGGTGACGGCGGTTCCATCTACATGATGGCCGACGAAAACCTCAACACCCTGGTCGACTACCGCTATACACGGCACTTCGATGCCGAGCGCGGCTCCAACGGTGGCAGCACTGACTGCACCGGTAAGAAAGGTGAAGATCTGGTCCTGCGGGTACCGGTCGGCACCACGATCATCGATTCCGCGACCCAGGAAGTGATCGGCGACCTGACCAAGGCCGGCCAGAAGCTGATGGTCGTGCAGGGCGGCTGGCACGGTCTGGGGAACACCCGATTCAAGTCCAGTACCAACCGTGCGCCGCGCCAGACCACGCCGGGCAAGCCGGGCGAGCAGCGCGACCTCAAGCTGGAAATGAAAGTGCTGGCGGATGTGGGCCTGCTGGGCCTGCCGAACGCCGGCAAGAGCACCTTTATCCGTTCGGTATCGGCCGCCAAGCCGAAAGTTGCCGACTATCCGTTCACCACCCTGGTACCCAACCTGGGCGTGGTCAGCGTCGATCGCTGGAAAAGCTTCGTAATCGCCGACATTCCCGGCTTGATCGAAGGCGCTTCCGACGGTGCGGGCCTGGGTATCCGCTTCCTCAAGCACTTGTCCCGCACCCGTTTGCTGCTGCACCTCGTCGACATGGCGCCGCTGGATGACACCAGCGCACCGGACGCCGCCGAAGTGATCGTCAGCGAGCTGACCAAATTCAGCCCGTCGCTGGCCGAGCGTGATCGTTGGCTGGTGCTGAACAAGTGCGACCAGATTCTCGAAGAAGAGCATGAAGAGCGCGTCAAGGAAATCGTCGACCGCCTGGAGTGGGAAGGTCCGGTCTACGTGATCTCGGCCATTGCCAAAGAAGGCACCGAGCGCCTGACGCGCGACATCATGCGCTACCTGGAAGACCGTGCCGACCGCCTGGCCGCCGATCCGGTGTTCAAGGCCGAACTGGCCGAACTCGACCAGCGCATCGAAGACGAGGCCCGCGCCCAGCTGCAGGCCCTGGACGACCAGCGTGCCCTGCGTCGCAGCGGCGTGAAGTCGGTTCATGACATCGGTGACGATGATTGGGACGAAGAAGACGTGGATGACGAAGACGGTCCGGAAATCATTTACGTGCGCGACTGATTCGTTGCAGTAAACTTAAGCGCCGCTCACTCGAGCGGCGTTTTGGTATCTGTAGTCTTTAAAGCAGTCACGAATAACGTTATGGGCGGCGCTGGGTCGCGCGGCCCTCACTCTAAGGTTGAAGATGATGCGGAGCAAAGTGACAGGTGCGCAGCGCTGGGTCGTAAAGATCGGCAGTGCGTTGCTGACGGCCGATGGCAAGGGTCTGGATCGCGCAGCCATGAGCGTCTGGGTCGAGCAAATGGTGGCCTTGCATGAAGCGGGCGTGGAGTTGGTGCTGGTGTCGTCCGGAGCGGTTGCCGCCGGGATGAGCCGCCTCGGCTGGACCGCGCGACCCAGCGCGATGCACGAGCTGCAGGCCGCGGCCGCCATCGGTCAGATGGGCCTGGTGCAGGCCTGGGAATCGAGCTTTGCCGAGCATGGTCGCCACACCGCGCAGATCCTGCTGACCCACGACGACCTGTCCGACCGCAAGCGCTACCTCAATGCCCGCAGCACCTTGCGCGCGCTGGTGGAGCTTAAGGTGATCCCGGTGATCAACGAGAACGACACGGTGGTCACCGACGAAATCCGCTTCGGCGACAACGACACCCTGGCCGCGCTGGTGGCCAACCTGGTGGAAGCCGACCTGCTGGTGATCCTCACCGACCGTGACGGCATGTTCGACGCCGACCCGCGCAACAACCCCGATGCGCAGCTCATTTATGAAGCGCGTGCCGACGACCCGGCGCTCGATGCCGTGGCCGGCAGCGTCGGCGGCGCCCTGGGCCGCGGTGGCATGCAGACCAAGCTGCGTGCCGCGCGCCTGGCCGCCCGTTCCGGCGCGCACACGATCATTGTCGGTGGGCGCCTGGAGCGCGTGCTGGACCGTCTCAAGGCCGGCGAACGCATCGGCACGCTGCTGTCGCCGGAGCGCGGCATGCTGGCGGCACGCAAGCAGTGGCTGGCGGGGCATCTGCAAACCCGTGGCACCCTGGTGCTGGACGACGGCGCGGTTTCGGCGTTGTCCCAAGGCAACAAAAGCCTGCTGCCGGTCGGCGTCAAGTTGGTGCAGGGCAGTTTCCGCCGTGGCGAGATGGTGGTGTGCGTGGCGCCGGATGGTCGCGAGATCGCCCGTGGTCTGGCCAATTACAGTGCCCTGGAAGCGCAGAAGATCATCGGGCAGCCGTCCGACGCGATTGTCGGTCTATTGGGTTACATGGCGGAACCGGAACTGGTGCACCGCGATAACCTGATCCTGGTTTAACCAAAGGAATACACAATGCGCGTACTGAAAGGATTGCTCGGCCTGCTGATGGCCATGCCCCTGCTGGCCTCGGCCGAAGAGGTCGGCCAAGTGTCGACGGTGTTCAAGTTCGTCGGCCCCAACGATCGAATCGTGGTCGAAGCGTTCGATGACCCCAAGGTCGACGGTGTGACCTGCTACCTCTCGCGCGCCAAGACCGGCGGCGTGAAGGGCGGGCTGGGCCTGGCCGAAGACCGCGCCGAAGCCTCTATCGCCTGCCGCCAGGTAGGGCCGATTCGCTTCAAGGGCGAACTCAAGGACGGCGACGAAGTCTTCAAGGAACGCACCTCGCTGGTGTTCAAAACCATGCAGGTGGTGCGCTTCCTCGACAAGAAGCGCAATACCCTGGTGTACCTGGTCTACAGCGACCGCCTGATCGAAGGCAGCCCGCAGAACGCGGTGACGGCCATTCCGATTTTGCCGTGGCCGACCGCTCAGTAACCGGCGGGCGAGTTTTGTCATCGGCGTCTATGATTCCAAGCTTGCGGTCTGTAATCTCGAAACGCCGCAATGCAAAGAATATGGGATATCTGGAGTTCGTCATGAGTGTTTTCCACGACCTGAAACTCAAAGCTCTGGACGGGCAAGAGCTGCCGCTGGCGCGTTTCAAGGGGCAAGTTGTGCTGGTGGTCAACGTCGCATCCAAGTGCGGTTTAACCCCGCAATACGCGGCGTTGGAAAACCTTTATCAGCAATACAAGGCCAAGGGGTTCACCGTGCTCGGCCTGCCTTGCAACCAGTTTGCGGGCCAGGAGCCGGGCACCGAACGGGAAATCCAGGACTTCTGCAGCCTGAACTATGGGGTGACTTTCCCACTGGCCAGCAAGATTGAAGCCAATGGCCCGGAGCGTCACCAGCTGTACCGTATCCTCGCGGGGGAGGGCGCTGAGTTTCCGGGCGATATCACCTGGAACTTCGAGAAATTCCTGTTGGGCAAGGATGGTCGCGTGCTTGCGCGCTTCTCGCCGCGCACGGCACCGGATGATCCCACCGTCGTTCAGGCCATCGAAAAAGCCTTGGCCTGATTCCCTGACCTGCAGGCGCCAATGCGCTCCTGCAGGTGTCCGTCATTTCTAAGCTTTAATCACCCAGATCAATAGTGCTACTCAGCGCGCAACGCCGCCCATATTATCCACGTCATAATTCAGACCTTCGTGGAGTGCTCCCATGCCTGCCCAAGCCTTGTTCAAACCTTTCCAGCTCGGTGCACTGCAACTGTCGACCCGCGTGGTCATGGCGCCAATGACCCGTTCGTTCTCGCCCGGTGGCGTGCCCAATGCCAAGGTCGTCGAGTACTACCGTCGACGCGCGGCCGCCGGTGTGGGCC
The sequence above is drawn from the Pseudomonas quebecensis genome and encodes:
- a CDS encoding CreA family protein; the encoded protein is MRVLKGLLGLLMAMPLLASAEEVGQVSTVFKFVGPNDRIVVEAFDDPKVDGVTCYLSRAKTGGVKGGLGLAEDRAEASIACRQVGPIRFKGELKDGDEVFKERTSLVFKTMQVVRFLDKKRNTLVYLVYSDRLIEGSPQNAVTAIPILPWPTAQ
- the proB gene encoding glutamate 5-kinase, whose amino-acid sequence is MRSKVTGAQRWVVKIGSALLTADGKGLDRAAMSVWVEQMVALHEAGVELVLVSSGAVAAGMSRLGWTARPSAMHELQAAAAIGQMGLVQAWESSFAEHGRHTAQILLTHDDLSDRKRYLNARSTLRALVELKVIPVINENDTVVTDEIRFGDNDTLAALVANLVEADLLVILTDRDGMFDADPRNNPDAQLIYEARADDPALDAVAGSVGGALGRGGMQTKLRAARLAARSGAHTIIVGGRLERVLDRLKAGERIGTLLSPERGMLAARKQWLAGHLQTRGTLVLDDGAVSALSQGNKSLLPVGVKLVQGSFRRGEMVVCVAPDGREIARGLANYSALEAQKIIGQPSDAIVGLLGYMAEPELVHRDNLILV
- a CDS encoding zinc ribbon domain-containing protein YjdM → MSTLPPCPKCNSEYTYEDGTQLVCPECAHEWSANGETEAAGDETVKKDSVGNVLQDGDTITVIKDLKVKGTSLVVKVGTKVKNIRLCDGDHDIDCKIDGIGPMKLKSEFVRKV
- a CDS encoding polyprenyl synthetase family protein — translated: MQPQAFYRAVADDFSAVDGIIKQQLTSKVPLVSKIGDYITSAGGKRLRPLLVLLCGKALGREGDDLRLLAATIEFLHTATLLHDDVVDMSGMRRGRETANAMWGNAPSVLVGDFLYSRSFEMMVELGSMPVMKILSQATRIIAEGEVLQLSKVRDASTTEETYMEVIRGKTAMLFEASTHSAAALCGATAEQAEALRTFGDHLGVAFQLVDDLLDYRGDAETLGKNVGDDLAEGKPTLPLIYTMREGTPEQAALVRKAIQKGGIEDLESIRAAVEASGSLDYTAQLARDYVARAIKCLEALPASEYRDALVELSEFAVARTH
- a CDS encoding glutathione peroxidase, with the protein product MSVFHDLKLKALDGQELPLARFKGQVVLVVNVASKCGLTPQYAALENLYQQYKAKGFTVLGLPCNQFAGQEPGTEREIQDFCSLNYGVTFPLASKIEANGPERHQLYRILAGEGAEFPGDITWNFEKFLLGKDGRVLARFSPRTAPDDPTVVQAIEKALA
- the cgtA gene encoding Obg family GTPase CgtA — encoded protein: MKFVDEVSIRVKAGDGGNGCMSFRREKFIENGGPNGGDGGDGGSIYMMADENLNTLVDYRYTRHFDAERGSNGGSTDCTGKKGEDLVLRVPVGTTIIDSATQEVIGDLTKAGQKLMVVQGGWHGLGNTRFKSSTNRAPRQTTPGKPGEQRDLKLEMKVLADVGLLGLPNAGKSTFIRSVSAAKPKVADYPFTTLVPNLGVVSVDRWKSFVIADIPGLIEGASDGAGLGIRFLKHLSRTRLLLHLVDMAPLDDTSAPDAAEVIVSELTKFSPSLAERDRWLVLNKCDQILEEEHEERVKEIVDRLEWEGPVYVISAIAKEGTERLTRDIMRYLEDRADRLAADPVFKAELAELDQRIEDEARAQLQALDDQRALRRSGVKSVHDIGDDDWDEEDVDDEDGPEIIYVRD
- the rpmA gene encoding 50S ribosomal protein L27; translation: MAHKKAGGSTRNGRDSEAKRLGVKMYGGQKIIPGNIIVRQRGTQFHAGYGVGMGKDHTLFAKIEGVIKFEVKGAFNRRYVSVVAA
- the rplU gene encoding 50S ribosomal protein L21, coding for MSYAVIVTGGKQYKVAPGEYLKIEKLEIATGESVTFDRVLLVANGDDVNIGAPVVAGATVVAEVISQGRHDKVRIIKFRRRKHHMKRMGHRQWYTEIKITGIQA